Proteins encoded within one genomic window of Anaerolineae bacterium:
- a CDS encoding 6-pyruvoyl-tetrahydropterin synthase-related protein, giving the protein MKVWLKRVWKFPGPFLLLILTLPALLPLFKPGLWASHDPFHHLFRAFDLDYALRGGELYPRWLPNLGFFYGYPVTNFYAPLSYYLVVFFHWLGLGFINSLKATFGLSFLLAAFTAYRWAEDLFGEEAGLWVAAVYTYFTYHIANAYIRAALAEHLAFVFFPIVLLLIQKIARKSTLKLVPFLALGIAGLILTHNLSAFIFAPFVFIYSLVAVLAQPYRRIKAFVLLAASATLGFTLSAFYWLPALTETKWIRAGQVAPSVTEPLEFLLPVFELISRSLIHKYPLSRHLLSPWQIFLIVCGLTIALVGFRTFAKEKKILLMTAVFSVAIAVFMSTTASSFLWLHFKPLTFLQFPWRFQTMVGLFGAILVAPLASFLSLRAPKPVRLVIFSFVLAFLAFTSLAGIKWEPLTWPETGKPVLREKEVDFHSMAQYDYQTALWARLWGGPWLLEYLPVTVKVPREEFWLPREGPSPWPESYHWPEEIKLESVCPLKFTLTIKSSQETYIRWHQFWFPGWRATANGRPIPVTPSPELGLITVTIPAGEHKVKIWFGDTLPRTIGKAISLAGVLLLLLLLWRGGLRRQLFGLALLVILWFALWGWQNFRQSTCVSPKPTKVIFEDKIALLGINFRLEKEKAEATLYWMALKPIEENLTAFVHVLDREGQKISQHDGPPGESFSPTTRWEPGEIIPDRHLIHLPPQSTPMRIRVGLYRFKPDLKNLAMYNLNSAESGEALEIAIRDRN; this is encoded by the coding sequence ATGAAAGTATGGCTTAAGAGGGTCTGGAAATTTCCAGGTCCTTTTTTACTTTTAATTTTGACCCTTCCCGCCCTTCTGCCCCTTTTTAAACCAGGTTTATGGGCCTCCCACGACCCATTCCACCATCTTTTCCGGGCTTTTGACCTGGACTATGCTCTTCGCGGGGGTGAATTATACCCTCGGTGGCTTCCAAACCTAGGTTTTTTTTACGGCTATCCAGTTACCAATTTCTATGCCCCACTAAGCTATTACCTTGTAGTTTTTTTCCACTGGCTTGGGCTTGGGTTTATAAATTCCCTCAAAGCCACCTTTGGCTTATCTTTCCTCCTGGCGGCTTTTACAGCTTACCGTTGGGCTGAGGACCTCTTCGGTGAAGAAGCGGGGCTTTGGGTGGCAGCCGTTTACACCTATTTCACCTACCATATAGCTAACGCCTATATCAGAGCTGCCTTAGCGGAACACCTGGCCTTTGTCTTCTTCCCCATAGTCCTTCTGCTTATACAGAAAATAGCCAGAAAAAGCACCCTGAAACTTGTGCCCTTCCTCGCCTTGGGGATAGCTGGCCTCATCCTGACCCATAACCTCTCGGCTTTCATTTTTGCGCCTTTTGTTTTCATTTACTCTTTAGTGGCAGTGCTGGCCCAACCTTACCGTCGAATAAAAGCTTTCGTTCTCCTCGCTGCCAGTGCAACCCTTGGCTTTACCCTCAGTGCCTTCTACTGGCTCCCCGCTCTTACCGAAACCAAATGGATCAGAGCTGGCCAGGTTGCCCCTTCAGTCACTGAGCCCTTGGAGTTTCTGCTTCCTGTCTTCGAATTAATTTCAAGATCATTGATTCACAAATACCCTCTCTCTCGGCACCTTTTGAGCCCCTGGCAAATTTTCTTAATAGTTTGCGGCTTAACTATAGCTCTGGTTGGATTTCGCACTTTCGCGAAAGAGAAAAAAATCTTACTCATGACGGCTGTTTTTTCGGTTGCCATTGCCGTTTTTATGAGTACTACCGCTTCCTCCTTCCTCTGGCTCCATTTTAAACCTCTTACCTTTCTTCAATTCCCCTGGAGATTTCAGACAATGGTGGGGCTTTTTGGAGCCATTCTGGTGGCTCCCTTGGCCAGCTTCCTAAGCCTTAGAGCTCCAAAACCTGTCAGGTTAGTAATTTTTAGCTTCGTGTTAGCGTTTTTAGCCTTCACTTCCCTTGCTGGAATAAAATGGGAACCTCTAACGTGGCCTGAAACAGGCAAACCGGTTCTTAGGGAAAAAGAAGTGGATTTCCATTCTATGGCCCAATACGACTACCAAACAGCCCTTTGGGCTAGGCTTTGGGGAGGGCCATGGCTTCTGGAGTATTTGCCGGTTACCGTAAAGGTTCCGAGAGAAGAGTTCTGGTTGCCCCGAGAAGGTCCTTCTCCGTGGCCCGAATCTTATCATTGGCCTGAAGAAATAAAACTGGAATCTGTTTGCCCGCTGAAATTCACTTTAACTATTAAATCTTCTCAGGAGACCTATATCCGCTGGCACCAGTTCTGGTTCCCCGGATGGAGAGCAACTGCTAATGGGCGTCCAATTCCCGTCACACCTTCCCCAGAGCTCGGCCTGATAACGGTAACGATACCTGCGGGAGAACACAAAGTAAAGATATGGTTTGGCGATACGTTGCCCAGAACCATAGGGAAAGCGATCTCCTTAGCAGGGGTATTGCTTCTTTTATTGCTTTTATGGCGTGGGGGATTGCGCCGGCAACTTTTTGGACTTGCGTTGTTAGTTATCCTCTGGTTTGCCCTTTGGGGATGGCAAAATTTCCGCCAATCCACATGTGTTAGCCCTAAACCTACAAAGGTGATTTTTGAAGATAAAATAGCGCTTTTAGGAATAAATTTTAGGTTAGAAAAGGAAAAGGCAGAAGCAACCCTATATTGGATGGCCCTTAAGCCGATAGAAGAAAATCTAACGGCTTTCGTCCACGTTCTTGATCGTGAAGGCCAAAAGATATCTCAACACGATGGTCCTCCCGGGGAGAGTTTTTCCCCCACAACCCGCTGGGAACCTGGGGAAATAATACCTGACCGCCACCTTATTCACCTTCCACCTCAATCAACCCCAATGCGCATACGGGTGGGGTTGTATAGGTTCAAGCCGGACCTTAAGAATCTCGCCATGTATAACCTAAACAGCGCAGAATCAGGGGAAGCTTTAGAAATCGCCATTAGAGACAGGAATTGA
- a CDS encoding sodium-translocating pyrophosphatase: MEGASAFEIFGVWSILLIAIVGLLYALLLGRQILREPKGTKDMEEVAEAIRSGAQAYLNTQFRTILWLIVLLAVILFFSAHLAGEPLKISIGRALAFVVGATFSGTVGYVGMSMAVQGNVRVAAAARRSFGDALRIAYRTGTITGMLTDGLGLLGGTIIFLIYGIHAKDVLLGFGFGGTLLALFMRVGGGIYTKAADVGADLVGKVEQGVPEDDPRNAAVVADLVGDNVGDCAGMAADIFESYEVTIVSAMILGIGVMHYLGNLHDYRWIVFPLMVRAIGVLSSIIGTYAVNARSEQENAMDAIKRGYNISAITSIIGFFLLAKFYANDLRLFWATLSGIILAVVINYLTDYFTGTRFAPVQEIARSTRTGSATTILTGLATGYESTVWAILVIAVAIGSSILIFRGEPALIFYGVALTGIGMLTLTGNNVSMDAFGPIADNANGIGEMVQLEPSARNILAHLDAVGNTTKAITKGIAIGSAVIAAVCLFGSFTEETGIQAFAINVVKPEVFIGLLVGGAIPFLFSSLTIRAVARAASLIIVEVRRQFRIPGLMEGLIKPDYAKAVTICTRAAQRELIGLGLLAVLSPVIVGFALREEALGAFLAGIILTGQLLAVFMANAGGAWDNAKKTIEDGLYGGKGSEAHKASVVGDTVGDPLKDTSGPALNPMIKVVNLVSVIIAPIIVKVYSPHSSAKWPIYIFLALCLIVVGIAIWYSKKEAHFLPEEE; this comes from the coding sequence TACCTCAATACCCAGTTTCGCACTATCCTCTGGCTCATAGTTCTTTTAGCTGTAATTCTATTCTTTTCGGCCCATCTGGCTGGGGAACCTCTGAAAATATCCATTGGGCGAGCTCTTGCTTTCGTTGTTGGAGCGACTTTCTCCGGAACAGTGGGCTACGTTGGAATGAGCATGGCTGTGCAGGGGAACGTCAGGGTAGCAGCAGCTGCCCGCCGATCTTTCGGTGATGCACTCCGGATAGCGTACCGCACAGGGACAATAACAGGCATGCTCACCGACGGCCTCGGCCTTCTGGGAGGCACCATAATATTCCTTATATATGGAATCCACGCCAAAGATGTGCTTTTGGGCTTTGGCTTCGGCGGAACCTTGCTGGCTCTCTTCATGCGAGTCGGTGGCGGGATCTACACCAAAGCTGCCGATGTTGGAGCAGACCTTGTGGGAAAAGTTGAACAGGGCGTTCCGGAAGATGACCCCCGTAATGCGGCTGTAGTGGCAGACCTGGTGGGGGATAACGTCGGGGATTGCGCCGGGATGGCCGCTGATATCTTTGAATCTTACGAGGTTACCATTGTTTCAGCTATGATCCTGGGCATAGGAGTGATGCACTATCTTGGTAACCTCCACGATTACCGATGGATTGTATTCCCCCTAATGGTGCGGGCCATTGGGGTCCTGTCCTCAATAATTGGGACTTATGCTGTCAATGCTCGCAGCGAGCAAGAGAACGCTATGGATGCCATAAAGAGGGGCTACAACATTTCCGCCATCACTTCTATAATAGGTTTCTTCCTCCTGGCTAAGTTCTACGCTAATGACCTCAGGCTCTTTTGGGCAACTCTGTCCGGTATAATCCTGGCTGTAGTTATAAATTACCTTACGGATTACTTTACCGGCACCAGGTTTGCGCCCGTGCAGGAGATAGCCCGTTCTACTCGCACCGGCTCAGCAACCACTATCCTAACGGGGTTGGCCACAGGGTATGAAAGCACAGTGTGGGCTATATTAGTCATAGCCGTTGCCATAGGCTCTTCTATTTTGATCTTTAGAGGGGAGCCGGCCCTCATTTTCTACGGTGTAGCTCTCACCGGCATAGGAATGCTAACTCTTACAGGCAACAATGTATCGATGGATGCCTTCGGCCCTATAGCGGACAATGCTAACGGTATTGGTGAGATGGTGCAGCTGGAACCATCTGCCCGTAACATCCTGGCTCATCTGGACGCTGTCGGGAATACCACCAAGGCTATAACAAAGGGAATTGCTATAGGGTCGGCGGTGATTGCAGCAGTATGCCTCTTTGGGTCTTTCACCGAGGAGACCGGAATCCAAGCCTTTGCTATAAACGTGGTCAAACCTGAAGTTTTCATTGGCTTGCTTGTAGGAGGAGCAATCCCCTTCTTATTCAGCTCTCTTACAATAAGGGCGGTGGCAAGGGCTGCTTCCTTAATAATAGTTGAAGTTCGAAGACAGTTCCGCATCCCAGGCCTCATGGAAGGCCTCATCAAACCCGATTATGCCAAGGCTGTCACCATCTGCACTCGGGCTGCTCAGCGCGAACTCATAGGCCTTGGGCTTCTGGCGGTCCTTTCTCCTGTAATTGTTGGATTCGCCCTCAGGGAAGAGGCTTTAGGAGCCTTTCTGGCAGGCATAATCCTCACGGGACAGCTTCTGGCCGTCTTCATGGCCAATGCTGGGGGAGCCTGGGATAATGCCAAAAAGACAATAGAAGATGGCCTCTATGGCGGGAAAGGTTCCGAAGCCCACAAAGCCAGCGTTGTGGGCGATACAGTGGGTGATCCTCTCAAAGACACCTCAGGCCCGGCCCTCAACCCCATGATAAAAGTTGTCAACCTGGTATCGGTTATAATTGCCCCTATCATTGTAAAGGTTTACTCTCCCCACTCCTCGGCTAAATGGCCCATTTACATCTTCCTGGCCCTGTGCCTCATAGTTGTAGGTATAGCTATATGGTACAGCAAGAAAGAAGCGCACTTCCTGCCAGAAGAAGAATGA